A single genomic interval of Zobellia nedashkovskayae harbors:
- the ccoG gene encoding cytochrome c oxidase accessory protein CcoG: MAQDQENFRDSIGTIKEDGKRAWVYPKKPSGKLYEYRKYVSYFLLTFLIASPFIKINGNQFLMFNVLERRFNIFGFPFYPQDFHLFVISMIIGVVFIALFTVAFGRIFCGWMCPQTIFLEMVFRRIEYWIDGDRGAQMRLDRQAWDAEKIRKRVLKWIIFFIISFIIANVFLAYLIGSDRLIQYVTDGPSQHLSTMLSLLIFTGVFYFIFAWFREQVCIIACPYGRMQGVLLDNQSIIVAYDHVRGEAENGRKKWRKNEDREALGNGDCIDCNQCVNVCPTGIDIRNGTQLECVNCTACIDECDSIMEKVDLPKGLIRYASEDEITKKEKFKFTPRLKGYTAVLVILTGVLVGMMFLRNDLEANILRLPGQLYEHKEGNIISNVFTYKLLNKTTKPVENVHFELISPKGEIKLVRTDNFDVQPEALAEGTLFIEINASALSGDKNTLKIGVYSDDKLIETTTARFLAPRSYK, from the coding sequence ATGGCACAAGATCAAGAAAATTTTAGGGATTCTATAGGCACCATTAAGGAAGATGGAAAACGGGCATGGGTATACCCAAAAAAGCCTAGCGGTAAACTTTATGAGTACCGCAAATACGTAAGTTATTTTCTTCTTACCTTCTTGATCGCGTCTCCTTTTATAAAGATCAACGGCAACCAATTTTTGATGTTCAATGTCTTAGAAAGACGTTTTAACATCTTTGGTTTTCCGTTTTACCCGCAAGATTTTCACCTTTTCGTTATTTCAATGATTATTGGGGTGGTCTTTATTGCTCTTTTTACTGTTGCCTTTGGACGTATTTTCTGCGGATGGATGTGTCCTCAAACCATTTTCTTGGAAATGGTTTTTAGAAGAATAGAATACTGGATAGATGGTGACCGTGGCGCTCAAATGCGACTGGATAGACAAGCTTGGGATGCTGAAAAGATTCGTAAACGAGTCCTGAAATGGATAATCTTTTTTATCATATCGTTTATTATAGCCAATGTTTTCTTGGCTTATTTGATTGGCAGCGACCGCTTGATTCAATATGTTACGGATGGTCCTAGCCAACACTTAAGCACCATGTTATCGCTACTGATATTTACGGGAGTGTTTTACTTTATATTCGCTTGGTTTAGAGAACAGGTGTGTATCATTGCTTGTCCTTACGGACGTATGCAAGGTGTGCTGTTAGACAATCAATCTATTATTGTTGCTTATGACCATGTAAGAGGTGAAGCCGAAAATGGAAGAAAAAAATGGCGTAAAAATGAAGACCGAGAGGCATTAGGCAATGGCGATTGTATTGACTGTAACCAATGTGTAAACGTTTGTCCTACGGGAATAGACATTAGAAACGGAACGCAGTTAGAATGTGTAAACTGTACTGCTTGTATAGATGAATGTGATTCCATCATGGAAAAAGTGGATCTTCCAAAAGGATTGATTCGCTATGCCAGTGAAGATGAGATTACAAAGAAAGAGAAGTTTAAATTTACTCCTCGTTTAAAAGGATATACTGCGGTATTGGTAATTTTGACCGGTGTACTTGTAGGTATGATGTTCTTGAGAAATGACCTTGAAGCCAATATTTTGAGGTTACCAGGCCAACTTTACGAGCATAAAGAAGGTAACATTATTAGTAATGTCTTCACTTACAAACTGTTGAACAAAACCACTAAGCCTGTAGAGAACGTTCATTTTGAATTGATATCCCCTAAAGGAGAAATTAAACTGGTGCGAACGGATAATTTTGATGTACAACCAGAAGCTTTGGCAGAAGGAACCTTGTTTATAGAAATCAATGCTTCGGCCTTGAGCGGAGACAAGAACACCTTAAAAATTGGTGTTTACAGTGATGACAAATTAATAGAGACCACCACGGCGCGCTTTTTGGCACCGCGTAGTTATAAATAG
- a CDS encoding FixH family protein — MKINWGAGIVIAFGIFISFILFFVIRMTTSHDANHDLVTEEYYKAELGYQKEIDAEQNAINSNEKVELKKTPEGLLVIFPEGYADTNVSGIVSLYRPSNKHLDFDLPISLSDSHLLIPDKRLLDGRWDIKITWKHQGKDFQHRESITL; from the coding sequence ATGAAAATAAATTGGGGTGCAGGTATTGTAATTGCTTTTGGAATTTTCATCAGTTTTATACTGTTCTTCGTGATACGAATGACTACAAGCCATGATGCCAATCATGATTTGGTTACTGAAGAGTATTACAAGGCAGAACTTGGCTATCAAAAAGAAATAGATGCGGAGCAAAATGCCATTAACTCCAATGAAAAAGTAGAATTAAAAAAAACACCTGAAGGATTGCTAGTTATCTTTCCTGAAGGATATGCAGACACAAATGTATCAGGCATTGTATCCCTATACAGACCGTCCAATAAGCACTTGGATTTTGACTTACCTATAAGTCTATCCGATTCACATTTGCTCATACCTGACAAACGCTTGTTGGATGGTCGTTGGGATATTAAAATAACTTGGAAACACCAAGGGAAGGATTTCCAACACAGAGAAAGTATAACTCTTTAA